The Burkholderia pyrrocinia genome includes a region encoding these proteins:
- a CDS encoding ABC transporter permease — protein sequence MNLQGIRAIYRAEMARTRRTLMQSIIAPVISTSLYFVVFGSAIGSRISDVNGIGYGSFIVPGLVMLSLLSQSISNASFGIYFPRFTGTIYEILSAPVSYWEIVIAYVGAAASKSLLLGLIILATAGLFVPLHILHPFWMVLFLVLTSITFSLFGFVIGIWADSFEKLQLVPLLIITPLTFLGGSFYSVDMLPPAWRIITLFNPIVYLISGFRWSFYGIADVHVWISLAATGLFLVILLAIVAWMFRTGYKLKN from the coding sequence ATGAATCTGCAAGGAATCCGCGCGATCTACCGCGCAGAAATGGCCCGCACGCGCCGCACGCTGATGCAGAGCATCATCGCGCCGGTGATCTCGACGTCGCTGTATTTCGTCGTGTTCGGCTCCGCGATCGGCTCGCGCATCAGCGACGTGAACGGCATCGGCTACGGGTCGTTCATCGTGCCGGGCCTCGTGATGCTGTCGCTGCTGTCGCAAAGCATCTCGAACGCGTCGTTCGGCATCTACTTCCCGCGCTTCACGGGCACGATCTACGAGATCCTGTCCGCGCCCGTGTCGTACTGGGAGATCGTGATCGCGTATGTCGGCGCGGCCGCGTCGAAATCGTTGCTGCTCGGCCTGATCATCCTCGCCACGGCCGGCCTGTTCGTGCCGCTGCATATCCTGCATCCGTTCTGGATGGTGCTGTTCCTCGTGCTGACGTCGATCACGTTCAGCCTGTTCGGCTTCGTGATCGGCATCTGGGCCGACAGCTTCGAGAAGCTGCAGCTCGTGCCGCTCCTGATCATCACGCCGCTCACGTTCCTCGGCGGCAGCTTCTACTCGGTCGACATGCTGCCGCCCGCGTGGCGCATCATCACGCTGTTCAACCCGATCGTCTACCTGATCAGCGGCTTTCGCTGGTCGTTCTACGGGATCGCCGACGTGCACGTGTGGATCAGCCTCGCCGCGACCGGGCTGTTCCTCGTGATCCTGCTCGCGATCGTCGCGTGGATGTTCCGCACCGGATACAAGCTGAAGAACTGA
- a CDS encoding MFS transporter, which yields MPAATTPASAAARLERLPFSGYHKRIFFIIAIAFFFDSVDLGTMTFVLGSIRKEFGLSTAAAGLVASASFFGMVLGAAVAGLLADRFGRRPVFQWSMVLWGAASYLCSTAQSVDALIVYRVLLGIGMGMEFPVAQTLLSEFVPAEKRGRLIALMDGFWPLGFITAGVVAYFVLPQFGWRTVFALLAIPAVFVLVVRRIVPESPRWLEHAGRHAEADTVMHTIEAKVMRSAGVTTLPPPSRLAEPVAARSQGALREIWSGVYRRRTVMVWLLWFFALLGFYGLTSWLGALLQQAGFEVTKSVFYTVLISLGGVPGFLCAAWLVERWGRKPTCIASLIGGGAMAYAYGQSALYGGSMTLLIGTGLAMQFFLFGMWAALYTYTPELYGTGARATGSGFASAIGRVGSLIGPYAVGVVLPVFGQGGVFTLGALSFIAAAVAVWTLGIETKGLALEQLAAGDEAGGSGRYPAAAADKAS from the coding sequence ATGCCCGCCGCCACCACTCCCGCTTCCGCTGCCGCCCGGCTCGAACGCCTGCCGTTCTCCGGCTATCACAAGCGGATCTTCTTCATCATCGCGATCGCGTTCTTCTTCGACTCGGTCGACCTCGGCACGATGACGTTCGTGCTCGGCTCGATCCGCAAGGAGTTCGGGTTGTCGACCGCGGCCGCCGGCCTCGTCGCGAGCGCGAGCTTCTTCGGGATGGTGCTCGGCGCGGCCGTCGCCGGCCTGCTCGCCGACCGCTTCGGCCGCCGGCCCGTGTTCCAGTGGAGCATGGTGCTGTGGGGCGCCGCGTCGTACCTGTGCTCGACCGCGCAGAGCGTCGATGCGCTGATCGTCTACCGCGTGCTGCTCGGCATCGGGATGGGGATGGAATTCCCGGTCGCGCAGACGCTGCTGTCCGAATTCGTGCCGGCCGAGAAGCGCGGCCGCCTGATCGCGCTGATGGACGGCTTCTGGCCGCTCGGCTTCATCACGGCCGGCGTCGTCGCGTACTTCGTGCTGCCGCAGTTCGGCTGGCGCACGGTGTTCGCGCTGCTCGCGATTCCCGCCGTGTTCGTGCTCGTCGTGCGCCGCATCGTGCCCGAATCGCCGCGCTGGCTCGAACATGCGGGCCGGCACGCGGAAGCCGACACGGTGATGCACACGATCGAGGCGAAGGTAATGCGCTCGGCCGGCGTCACGACGCTGCCGCCGCCGTCGCGGCTCGCCGAGCCGGTGGCCGCGCGCAGCCAAGGCGCGCTGCGCGAGATCTGGAGCGGCGTGTACCGCCGCCGCACGGTGATGGTGTGGCTGCTGTGGTTCTTCGCGCTGCTCGGCTTCTACGGCCTCACGTCGTGGCTCGGCGCGCTGCTGCAGCAGGCCGGCTTCGAAGTCACGAAATCGGTGTTCTACACGGTGCTGATCTCGCTCGGCGGCGTGCCGGGCTTCCTGTGCGCCGCGTGGCTCGTCGAACGCTGGGGGCGCAAGCCGACCTGCATCGCGTCGCTGATCGGCGGCGGCGCGATGGCCTACGCGTACGGCCAGAGCGCGCTGTACGGCGGCAGCATGACGCTGCTGATCGGCACGGGCCTCGCGATGCAGTTCTTCCTGTTCGGGATGTGGGCCGCGCTGTACACGTACACGCCCGAGCTGTACGGCACCGGCGCGCGCGCGACGGGGTCGGGCTTCGCGTCGGCGATCGGGCGCGTCGGGTCGCTGATCGGGCCTTACGCGGTCGGCGTCGTGCTGCCCGTGTTCGGCCAGGGCGGCGTGTTCACGCTCGGCGCGCTGTCGTTCATCGCGGCCGCGGTCGCCGTGTGGACGCTCGGGATCGAGACGAAGGGCCTCGCGCTGGAACAACTGGCGGCGGGCGACGAAGCCGGTGGCAGCGGCCGGTATCCGGCGGCGGCAGCGGACAAGGCGTCCTGA